A genomic stretch from Canis lupus familiaris isolate Mischka breed German Shepherd chromosome 17, alternate assembly UU_Cfam_GSD_1.0, whole genome shotgun sequence includes:
- the GDF7 gene encoding growth/differentiation factor 7 yields the protein MDLSAAAALCLWLLSACRPRDGLGLEAAAVLRAAGAGRAGGPGGGGGGGGRALAPAAGVSAAPAAAAPGARAARRAAGSGSGSGSGSGSGFGNGSVVPHQFMMSLYRNLAGRAPAGGAAASTSGSGRRGRADTITGFADQANQDDPPAETGQSFLFDVSSLPDADEVVAAELRVLRHESPGPGAGRAAAPPLLLLSTCPRAARAPRLLHSRAAPPLARARWEVFDVADAVRRHRREPRAARAFCLRLRSVAGPSREPLALRGLGFGSRGARGAAAEERALLVVSSRAHRKGSLFREARALGAALAAEPPPDPGPGPRSPAAVTGGRRRRRTALAGARPAQGGGGGAGRGHGRRGRSRCSRRPLHVDFKELGWDDWIIAPLDYEAYHCEGVCDFPLRSHLEPTNHAIIQTLLNSMAPDAAPASCCVPARLSPISILYIDAANNVVYKQYEDMVVEACGCR from the exons ATGGACCTGAGCGCGGCCGCCGCGCTGTGCCTCTGGCTGCTGAGCGCCTGCCGGCCCCGCGACGGGCTCGGGCTCGAAGCGGCCGCCGTGCTGCGAGCGGCGGGGGCAGGgcgggccggggggccggggggcggcggcggcggcggcgggcgggccctCGCCCCGGCTGCGGGCGTCTCCGCTGCCCCGGCCGCCGCGGCTCCCGGAGCCCGCGCTGCGCGGAGGGCcgccggctccggctccggctccggctccggctccggctccggcttcGGGAACGGCTCGGTGGTGCCGCACCAGTTCATGATGTCGCTTTACCGGAACCTGGCCGGGAGGGCTCCGGCCGGCGGGGCCGCCGCCTCCACCTCGGGCtccggccgccgcggccgcgcGGACACGATCACCGGCTTCGCAGACCAGGCGAACCAAG ACGACCCGCCCGCCGAGACCGGCCAGAGCTTCCTGTTCGACGTGTCCAGCCTCCCCGACGCCGACGAGGTGGTGGCAGCCGAGCTGCGCGTGCTGCGCCACGAGTCGCCCGGGCCGGGTGccggccgcgccgccgccccgccgctgctgctgctgtccacctgcccccgcgccgcccgggcGCCGCGCCTGCTGCACTCGCGGgccgccccgcccctggcccGCGCGCGCTGGGAGGTGTTCGACGTGGCCGACGCCGTGCGCCGCCACCGCCGGGAGCCGCGCGCCGCCCGCGCCTTCTGCCTGCGGCTGCGCTCGGTGGCCGGGCCGTCGCGGGAGCCGCTGGCGCTGCGGGGGCTGGGCTTCGGCTCGCGGGGCGCGCGCGGCGCGGCGGCCGAGGAGCGCGCTCTGCTCGTCGTCTCCTCCCGCGCGCACAGGAAGGGGAGCCTGTTCCGGGAGGCCCGCGCGCTCGGGGCCGCGCTggccgcggagccgccgcccgaccCGGGACCCGGCCCCCGGTCGCCCGCGGCGGTCACCGGGGGGCGCAGGCGGCGGCGGACGGCGCTGGCCGGGGCGCGGCCGGCgcagggcggcggcgggggcgcgggccggggccaCGGGCGCAGGGGCCGGAGCCGCTGCAGCCGCAGGCCTCTGCACGTGGACTTCAAGGAGCTGGGCTGGGACGACTGGATCATCGCGCCGCTGGACTACGAGGCGTACCACTGCGAGGGCGTCTGCGACTTCCCGCTGCGCTCGCACCTGGAGCCCACGAACCACGCCATCATCCAGACGCTGCTCAACTCCATGGCGCCCGACGCGGCGCCGGCCTCCTGCTGCGTGCCCGCGCGCCTCAGCCCCATCAGCATCCTCTACATCGACGCGGCCAACAACGTGGTCTACAAGCAGTACGAGGACATGGTGGTGGAGGCCTGCGGCTGCAGGTAG